The genomic window TTGTATGTCTCCTTAAACTCTTCCAGATTAAAGGTGTTATGAAAACAGGATGTTGGACTGAATCCAGGGTTTAGGTGGATCCAGGCTAATCTGGCTGTTCAGTTCTTGTCACCAGACaacaatgttattttaaaaggcttaGTTCAGAGTACAAAAACATACCAGTGATGCTTCCTTTGGTCCTATTTTGAGGGAAGGAATCATTGTATCCTTTTGATCTTGCCAATTATTTTGATACAATTTTAACATGTAGGAAGCATTTTTGAGGTAACTTGGTAAGAATACCACAGTTACACATGCTTGGCATGACTCCTGTAAGGCTTAAACACAGTAGAATGTCAAGTGTGTAAACTTTGTAGCATCTTGCTGTTTACTGGCTTGGTGCGTCATGCATGTGTACTTTAAAACAAAGACTTAAGGATAACTTTTAATAGGTATATCTAACAGCCAGCTGTGAAACTTTTgggtgtggtgggttttgtttgggtttttttagccctTTCAAACACataaatgattttaaattaaaaaattactagGGGGAACAGACAGGCAGAAACTCCAAATAATGAAAACCATTTACCTCTGTAGAACAGTGACCCAGATGTGTACTTCCACCTTTTAATAATTTCATGAGAAGGCTGCATGCTATGGCTCCTCCTTTGCCAAACCTGTTGTATTGTACTTGAAGCTTCCACAAAGGACTTGGTGATTGCATTATGCAGCTATAGGAAGTTTGTCAGTAGCTGCATGCTGCTGGGTCTAAAGAATGCCCAAGAAAGCTGATaggcaggagcaggctgctgtAGAAGAGTACATTGGATAAATTGCTCTGAGCTGTCCTTTTCCTAATTCCTAGTTTGTTTCTCAGAATGGTCGGGGAGCGAGTGTGAAGACAGATGAAATTGGTAAGCCAGGTTGCTCATGCTCAAAACACCTGCTATGTTACCTTTACGTTTTACAAGGACCTACAGTTTATGTCTGTTGCCTagttaggaagaaagaaaatgcagccaCTAAACCAGCAAAGCTGGTAAAGTGGAGTGGTCTTCTGCTGCTGTCAGAACAAACTGGCTACAATTGGTCCTGCCGGAAAGATGGCTCTTGCGAGTGACTGGAGGAGTTGTCTTTGGCCATAGCAGCTGCTGCACTATAGATTAGTTACCCTGATATAGAACTCTTCAGTTCTTGGATTTTAAAACGCGTGAGGTGATGATGCACTAAAACTGCAGAAATGGGCAACTCAACATGAAGGAGACAAAAGTGCAACCTGGAACAGCTTCTAAACTTGCACTCAAAGCAGAAGAGATAATCCATGACTGTTGGCAAGGCTTCTGAAGCATTATCCTTTTTACTTGCAGTTTCTTTATGTCCAAATATTCTTGACACTTCATATCAAATTCTAATTACTAAGACTAATTTTAAGTTACTGTTATTCTAATTGAATGGTTTAGTATCATGGAACTTGAGCTTTGAAGTGTAGAGCTATTCTTTTACTTGTATTCTTTCTAAAGTACCCTGGTAGCTCTTTGGTTGGTGCTCGCCCTTGAGGAAGAAGACAGCTGCACTACTTTTCCTCTGCATGTTGTGTAGGATTATGATCTTTAAAATGGACTTGCTCTTTCttaaacatacagaaaaatctcAAATAGAATATTCTTAGGCTGTCTATGGAACGATAGGTAGGAATACTTTTTAACTGGCATTAGAGGAAAGAGCATGCTACTCAAAATGTTTAGCCTGGGAGCATAGGCAGAGACTGTTCTGTTACAGTCTTAAATGCTATTTAATTCTTGCATGAGAAATCTGCTAGTTAGAAATTTTCAGCCTTTAAAACTtcttatttctgttcatttttgtaGCGCTATGTGGATGGAGGAATCAGTGACAACTTACCTCACTATGAATCTAAGAATACCATTACAATTTCGCCTTTCGCTGGAGAGTGTGATATCTGTCCAAAAGGGAATTCTGCCAACTTTCATGAAATGATTGTGACTAACACCAGCATTCAGCTTAGTTTGGGGAATCTTTATCGTTTAACACAAGCGCTCTTTCCACCAGAACCTAAGGTAACTCACTGCCTTGACGTGGTTACTAAAACATCTTTCCATATAAAAGCCTTGCTTTTGCAGAAAGCTACAGTTATCTTAGCATTTCATCTAGTCATTTAAACCTTTCTGGTGACATTTCTcttcttgtttctatttttttcatactttgtCTTCATTCTCCTTATTTTCAGTCTCTCTCAGACTAAAAATGCATGTCCTGCTATTGGCTTTCAGTATTTATTTGGGAAGTAGCACAGGATTCTGTCATAAAATCAACATTGGTAAATTAATAACTGTCAGTTTGTAGTCCTTTCATGCTTACCTGCTAACCAGGTGCTTCAGAACTTAGCAGAAGTTCTAAAGCTTCATGGTTTTGTAAGGTTCTCAATCAATACTTCACGCAGGCAAGTTGCCTTTAAACTTCAAGTGCTGTTAATTGCAGATCTGATGAGGGAAATGCTCTTGAATTGCTGTTGTGgaagctgaaaaaatgaaaacagactttGACAATTGGCTTGGGATATATTACAGAGGAGAAGTAATGTTCCTGACTGCTATGGATATATGTTTTTAATTGGAGGCTTTTTGACCGcttgaagaaaaatgttaaattctaCTTATGTaggctttaatttttatttttatttttttttatctaggaCTACTGTGTAGGTGAGCTGGTGTTGCATCTGGTGAAAGATATTTTCATATGGAAGACTAAGTCTGAGTCTGAGCATGAGAATTGCACAGCTTACTTTTTATAGTTTTGGGAagtgggaagcactgggagggaagaaggggaattGGCAGACTCCAAGCCGCCACTCTCTTTCATTGTTGCTTGCATCTGCTGAAAGGCtagtgaaagaaacaaaagggGAGGAAATTCTTGCAAACTGTTAGAGTGCTGTCCTTTTAACAATTCAATGCATCTGTAACAGCTGAAAGATAAGTTGATGCATACATGATCACGTGTACATGATCACAGTAGGCATATTAACCCAAACCTGTTGAATTATAGAAATTGTCCATGTAAATTTTTCTTAGAAGAATGGAGGGTGGATAGAAGTGGCTTTTCGTTCTGGAAACTGTTGATCTTAAGTTGAATCTCCTTTTATTTGTCTGACTCATTTACCCTATGCTTGCAGGTACTAGGAGAGATCTGTGAGCAAGGATATTCAGATGCTCTTAAATTCTTGAAAGAGAATGGTATGTTACACTTAGCAATAATTACTGATAATGTGGTCTTagcctgagtttaaaaaaaaggatgaggGAGGGGGTTGTATGTAGCTAAGAAGGGGCTAGGTCTTTGAGTTTTTTGAAGGGATCATGGTAGGTTTAGTTCTCATAGAAATCACATAGGTGTAGCCACACAGAAATTGAACTTTAGGGTTTCTGTCAAATTTGCGTGAAGTGAATGTTAAGGTATTGTTAAGTGAAATTACCAAATAATTCCAATTCTAGGGAAATcatattattagtttcttttgtgTTAATTGTGAAGGATAGGAATAGCCTATTGTTTCCTACTCCTGTGAAACCTGTATCTTCTTATTACCTCCTCTCTGCTATCATCCAAGTGAATTTCTAGATAAAGCCTTATAGTCCAGAACTGGGAGCTGGCTAACAACAATATAAACTCAGTCACAGACAAATCCTTAGTCTGTATTGTGAAAGATTTTTAGAAGACAACGACTTTTAATGTAGCAGTTGTTGGGACCCAGATAAATTTAGGAAGAAGAATTGAAAGTTGCTCTGCTCTACTCCTAGAATTCTAGtaacatattttatataaataaatgttatTGCTCTGCACATTTTGAGACAAATGAGTTAACAATAGTAACTTGATATTAGCATGAAGTTAACCACGTGTTAAACATGCCTAGCCCCTGTAGTCTTTGGATGCAGAAGCAAATTGGTACTGGGTTGGATTAGAGGAACGGAAACTGAAATGTGATGTTTGCACTGATCAGGTAGTACCAGCTGCAGTATTGTAATGCAGTCATATATGGATGTGCTCACTGCTTATACCCTGTTGTAACTAAACattaaatattcatgttttcttAGAACAATTTTCTTCACTGTGAAAAATGTCATGGTTCTGCTTAAGAGTTTGATTTTTCTAGTGATGTTATTAAATATTTGAGAATCCTGCTTTATACCTTTTACCAGGTGATTAAAAGCACAAGCTATATAAAGAGCCTGTAATTTGTAGGTGTCCGTAGTAAGATGGGTTCTGTTGCTGTACTGCACCCACAAGTTTCCTGTGTGCATGTTTCCATCTCTGACACTAATATCTGAGATTCTTTGCAGCTCTTCCTTAGTGTCCGTCCCCCACGTCCTCTGTGTATTGCACTATTGTCCTCCTTTTTCACACTACTGATCCTGTGATCATCTTTGTTCTTATTCTGTCACAGGTTTGTCTTGCTTAAAGCTCAATCAGTCATAATTATAACCTTTCTAAACTCATTCATGATGCATCTCCTTTCTTGTTATTTCAACTGTaggagttaattatttttttttccccatctgtaacCCTTCAGATAACTTTTCTGCTAAATTCACTGTATATCCTTTTGACATTTGTCTTTAGGAGTAATTGTAAGTAGGATACAGATTCTGTTATAGGTATGGATCCTAGTCAAATTTGGTAGTCTTTGTATATAAATAACTTTGTCACGATTTTCTGGaaactgaatatatatatatcctccttgtattttttcactttctgctcATTATCTAGTGTTTGTTTCTAAGGTAATTATCAGTGCTATTTCTTAATTGGCATCAGTTTTGCAAGGCAACCAATGTTGATTTAGATCTCTACTTCATATACATCTTAAAACAATaccctgcttgctttccttctccacCCTGTTGTAACAATGCCTAAGAGTACTCACGTAATACCTGCCATGTCAAATTTTCCAAATGTCTGATGTGGTGTAGGTGTTTTCTTTCAAGTAAATATAAATcagttttcctcctcccctttaaATCATTTgcgctctctctctcccctttaaaTCATTTGCTTTCTTGCTGGGAAACAACTTTGGTAAATGACTGTATGTTTCCAGTGCAGTTTCAGTTAATTgtctactttttccttttcttcagaacCTGTTTTAAAGTAAGACCTAAACCTTCAAAAGAGTACTCATCAGTGTGATTAAACATTTGTGGGATTATAAGAGCAAGTGTAGGGTAGATAATGTTTCCTCAGGATAGGCCTTTGTACAGATACAGAGACTACAGGTACTGTACAGGTACTCTGAAGACCTGTGGAACAAGCCTAAGTGGAAGCTCTTGACTCTTCCAGGTATTCTGAATGACTCAATCTATATCCACTTGTCCTTCACAAAAAGAAATCCTCACGAGGTTGCACAACAAGTTGaccatatgaagaaaaaaaaaaagacagaaaataacacAATAGAAACTTTGAAAATGGAAGTACTTAATGACCAGCTGAAGCAAAATCCATGGCCTTTGGAGAAGAGCATATTTGAGAGTCTACCTCCCAGACTTCGTAAAGGTACATTCTTCAGACTGTTTCCTGTAACTTTGAATTGCaaactttgatttattttttcccctgcttactCTTACAATTTGCATAACATGCTTTCTATTTAATCTTATAACTGCCTGTGAAATTAGAGACTATCTCAACCcaaaaaagttctttaaataCTTACTAAATGTGAACATGTACATTTTGATTTAGCTACAGAAATAAGATtgaagcaggaggaaggagctgctttCAACACTGCAGAATCGTGAATTGAATTCTCATTTGGTTTTGGATAAACTTTGTATGTGCACAGTATTTTTGTAAGCATATATTTCACACCAAAGTTGAACTTCAAATCCAAACACTGGTTATCcccatcttatttttaaaacagacttcTGTAGACTTCTAATTCTCTCACTTTCCTGTCTTTTTAATAAGCTGTTAATAGACCAAAACCACTTCTGATATTTTGCTAGTCTCTAACTTTTACCTAGGTTTTTTTGTGGATGCTGATGGGTATTTTCAAGAACTGAAATTTGTGATCCCAGTGACCTAGGAGAACAAAATTTGAAGTGTGATATTTCTTACCACTATATGTAACAACTGGAATATGTGGAACTCGAGGATTTAAACAAACTCCTTAGAGCTACCGAGTTTCTAACAAGACAGGAAtgttatctaaaacacaagtatTTTTGGAGAGGTGAACTTTACATCCTCATATTATCTTACTATAAATTAATTCTTAGACTCATTGCTTAAAAGTTCTGGGTAATGCCTTTTGTCCCTGTGGTATGAGTCCGTGCTTCCCGTATTTTAAAATAGCGTAGAGAAGGTTTATGGTAAGAGTGCCTTGAGAtgaattctttcattttctatctGAGCCTTATTCAGTAACACTTGATAATGTTGACTGAAGATTACGAAACTTTGAGCAAACTACTTAAACTGTTTCAAATGGTCTAAcatctttttcaaaaataattattcttaagCGCTGCAGGAAGCTTGTAAGGAACAGAATGGATTCTACGCTCAGTTCTCTAAACTCTTCCCAATGAGGGTGATATCCTATCTGATGCTACCATATACACTACCAGTGGAGTCCGCTTACTCTGTTGCTTTACGGTAAGGAACTTTTAATGAACCATTTTAGAATTACTACACTTTTGGAAATTTACTTATTGAGAACTTATTCAGTGTCGTAGGTATTCTGGTACTCTAGAATACAAGTGGTAACTGTCCAAACACCATTATTTCTACCTACATAATGCATCTTCCTAAGGCCTCTATAGTCTAGGACTAGATAAATAAACATATTAAGAAGATTTCTAAGCAACTTACTCTTATTACTAATAGCTGTCTTGTAATTGCTCGAAAGAAGCACCTTCAATTGTGTTTTCCAGAAGCACATtctttattactattactatattCTGCAGTGATATTTGAACTCTATCCAGATAGTTCTTGTGCTTTAGCTTCTTTCTGAAGTCAGGAGTGAAGTCCAGTGTTTACTTACCATGTAAATTTTCTTACCAGATTTGTTTAGATTGACTGGAAGTTGTGCTCTTGAAACAGAGCTTAATCTTCTAAGTTTTTCAATTCTCATGAAGGAGAAATTCTGCTAAATGAATGCACCATGAACCCTAAGCTTTGTGCTTGCTTAAGAGAATTCCAGTCCTTGAACAGCAGATGTCATTACTATCTTTAGCAAATACTTGAAAAATCAAATGTTCTATAAATGGAACCATGCAGAACTCCAGTAAAATATTTCGTTTCTGTGCCACTTCATGTGGCACTTCTGTGCCATTTTTTGGTGGATGGGGAAGAAGAAGCAGGTTTCAACACAATTTTaatatggtttttttccccctcatctcCCTCCGGTGTAACTGACTTCTGTTAAGACcatcataaggaaaaaaacccacatttgtGGCTTTGTTCTGTTTCTGCCTTCTATTTGTTCTTCCactgtgcttttcttttgttcttccttcctctcccacctAACTTCAAACTGACCAGAAAGTTCCCACCACACAGAACGAGGTCTCGGAGACAGGAATTTTTTGCAGGCTTCCTAAATGTTGGTCACGAGGTGTGGAATGCACATACTGGTCAGCCGCTCAGCATAGATCAGAGATGCAGTGGTCTGTGCTGCCCTTTGTCCTAGCTTATAGAAAAGCAATGAGTGGTATAGATGGAAATTTGAGAGGTTAGGAAGACCTGGAGACTTTGGTGGGGAGGTTAACTTGGGGAGAATGAAAGCTGTGTTATTTTGTTGGATGTTGGACATGGTAAGAATACAATGCGGATTGGATCTACTGCTTACGAAACAAcaattgtattttggttttgattgtAGGTTAGTAAACTGGTTTCCTGACATGCCTGCTGATGTTCGATGGATGCAAGAACAGCTTTGTCGGATTGCTGGTACAGTTTACTCCCAGGCTAAAAGCAAGCTGTTCTGTATGTCCAGGTAAAGTGGAGTGCTGCTGCATGCAAATGATGCTTTTTTAGAAATTCTCTTTTATCAGAGCTTCAAGTACTACTAAGTTTCTCTCTTAAAACAGGATTTCATAATTTTCTCAAAGGTAACACAAAACAGTTCTCGCCACCTCTAATCCTTCGCATTGTTTCTTACGTATATTTTCTGGTGCTTCTTGTTTATAACTGATCAATGACTGCTACATATTGTAGATGAAGAGGAGTTGAGACAATCATGTTGTCTGTTGGTAAGCTTATGCTTTTTGGGGAGAAGGGTGGGTTATGGAGCAGACATTGGACTGAGAACagactttgtttcttttcttctccacagtAGCTGGAGCAatcaggaagaggagaaaaaggttGCTCAAGATGTTTTAAATCAGATGTAGCAGGTAGCAACTGGAAAACACTGGGAGAAAGACTAGATTCTTAGGAGTCTGGATAGGAAAGGTTGTAAGAGTTAAGAGGTAGATGAATATGAAGGACAGTCTTGTAAGATAGTTGGGAAGAATTAAAATAAGATGCGTACAGAAAACTTTTAGGACCTTCTACTTCTGTGGAAGAGAAACCTCTACTCTAACCTGGTTGTAACTAGGTTCATTATGCTTCTCTTAGGAAACTGGTGTAAGGACTTGGCCGTTCAGactttttacttctgttaaaCTTTGTAGCACTATGTGTATGGACGAATCGGTGA from Accipiter gentilis chromosome 18, bAccGen1.1, whole genome shotgun sequence includes these protein-coding regions:
- the LOC126047801 gene encoding patatin-like phospholipase domain-containing protein 2 isoform X3, whose translation is MRNLPENAHQLSSGRLCISLTRVSDGKNALISNFNSKEEVIQALICSSFVPIYCGLIPPSFRGVRYVDGGISDNLPHYESKNTITISPFAGECDICPKGNSANFHEMIVTNTSIQLSLGNLYRLTQALFPPEPKVLGEICEQGYSDALKFLKENGILNDSIYIHLSFTKRNPHEVAQQVDHMKKKKKTENNTIETLKMEVLNDQLKQNPWPLEKSIFESLPPRLRKALQEACKEQNGFYAQFSKLFPMRVISYLMLPYTLPVESAYSVALRLVNWFPDMPADVRWMQEQLCRIAGTVYSQAKSKLFCMSRKDNYASLRKCQTVPSTMEFHSSYCHLKMPHSSADLETRLWEPSCFMHSTMKNASANMQEHSDLNSYPNFLPNSDESGLEIDFDSSSETSFQTAPEY
- the LOC126047801 gene encoding patatin-like phospholipase domain-containing protein 2 isoform X2, with product MLDRERGWSVSFAGCGFLGVYHIGAATCLQERAPHVIRDARHIYGASAGALAGAMLVGGGSLAQACADVLALAKEARKRNLGPLHPSFNVIKIIRDGLMRNLPENAHQLSSGRLCISLTRVSDGKNALISNFNSKEEVIQALICSSFVPIYCGLIPPSFRGVRYVDGGISDNLPHYESKNTITISPFAGECDICPKGNSANFHEMIVTNTSIQLSLGNLYRLTQALFPPEPKVLGEICEQGYSDALKFLKENGILNDSIYIHLSFTKRNPHEVAQQVDHMKKKKKTENNTIETLKMEVLNDQLKQNPWPLEKSIFESLPPRLRKALQEACKEQNGFYAQFSKLFPMRVISYLMLPYTLPVESAYSVALRLVNWFPDMPADVRWMQEQLCRIAGTVYSQAKSKLFCMSRKLNLVDGIF